One genomic region from Sphingomicrobium aestuariivivum encodes:
- a CDS encoding LD-carboxypeptidase — protein sequence MRIGVVAPSCRIDEATAEKARARAAAAGAELVVHPQVFASEGHFAGSDAVRAGALLEMLADESIDWIWCARGGYGSNRIAVDVATKVPARALGKKVMGYSDAGFLLSALHKAGLEVAHGPMPADAGREGGEAALDRALAWMVRGDEAALEPDLATNRPSYAFNLEVLVSMLGTPLMPDLNGAELLVEEVAEYQYASDRALFALTQQPVRPASLRMGRFSAVPENDRPFGEEAEVMVRRWCEEAGIDYRGCADIGHDAANRVVPFGAFNHQR from the coding sequence ATGCGGATCGGGGTTGTTGCGCCGAGTTGCAGGATTGACGAGGCGACTGCCGAAAAGGCGCGCGCCCGTGCGGCGGCGGCGGGCGCGGAGTTGGTCGTGCATCCGCAGGTGTTCGCCAGCGAGGGGCATTTCGCGGGCTCCGATGCGGTGCGCGCAGGCGCGCTCCTCGAGATGCTGGCCGACGAGAGCATTGACTGGATCTGGTGCGCGCGCGGGGGCTACGGCTCCAACCGCATCGCGGTGGATGTCGCGACCAAGGTGCCGGCGCGCGCGCTCGGCAAGAAGGTCATGGGCTATTCGGACGCGGGCTTCCTCCTGTCGGCGCTGCACAAGGCAGGGCTCGAGGTGGCGCACGGCCCGATGCCCGCCGACGCGGGGCGCGAGGGCGGGGAGGCGGCGCTCGACCGCGCGCTGGCGTGGATGGTGCGCGGCGATGAAGCGGCGCTCGAACCCGACCTTGCGACCAACCGGCCGAGCTATGCCTTCAATCTCGAAGTGCTGGTGTCGATGCTCGGCACGCCGTTGATGCCGGACCTCAACGGTGCCGAGTTGCTGGTCGAGGAAGTGGCCGAATATCAATATGCAAGCGACCGCGCGCTGTTCGCGCTGACGCAGCAGCCGGTGCGCCCCGCGAGCCTTCGCATGGGGCGTTTCTCGGCCGTGCCCGAGAATGACCGGCCCTTCGGCGAGGAGGCCGAGGTGATGGTCCGGCGCTGGTGTGAGGAGGCCGGGATCGATTACCGTGGGTGCGCCGACATCGGCCATGACGCGGCCAATCGGGTCGTTCCCTTCGGCGCCTTTAACCATCAGAGGTGA